The sequence below is a genomic window from Sorangiineae bacterium MSr12523.
GGTGTATGGGAACATTCCGCCCGACCAAATCGAGTTTCTGTCGTCGCCCGAGCGCATCAAGAGCATCGTCTCCTCGGGCTCGCCGGCGGCCATCTGGGAGACCTTGGAGCATGGCGAAAAGGTGGAGTGCCTCGAGTGCATTTCGTCCGTCGCGCCGCTGCTTTACGATCGGAACCCGGAGACGCGCGAAATTGCCGCGTGGTGGCTGCGGCGGCGCATTTTCGGGGTGTTCGGCCCAGGCGAGGTGTACGAGCAGACCGTGAAGACGCTCCAGGGCGATGCCGATCCGAAACGGCGCGCCTACGCCGCCGAGGCCCTGGGCGAATTTTTGGCCAAGCCGGGCATCGCCGCGTGCGGTGCGGCGCTCTCCGGTGATTCGGATCCGGAGGTGCGCGCAGCGGCGGCGGGGGCGCTGGGGCGCCTTCACGACGATGCGGGTGGAGCGCTGGCCAAGGCGCTGGGCGATGGCGATGCGCGCGTGAAAATCGCGGTGCTCGGCGCGGCCCCGCGCATCAATGGATGGACGGGTACGGCGGCGGTGGCCAAGCTCACCACCGATGCGGATGCGCTCGTGCGCCGCCATGCGGTGCAAGTGCTGGACACCTTGCAGGCCAAGGAGAGCCTGGCCAGCGTCCTCGTGCTGGCCAAGTCGGACCCCGATCCGGAGGTGCGCCTTTCGGCGTGCCACGCGCTGGGCACCTTCCACGATGCGGCGGCGCGGCCCGTGCTCGAGGAAATCGTGGCGAACGATTCGAGCACCTTCGTGCGCGATCAGGCCCGCATCGCGCTCCGGCGGTTGTAATCTGCGATCGTGCGCACGGTAACGGCTTTAGCGATCGCGCTGCTCGCGGCGGGATGTTCCAAGGAAGATCCTGCGGAGTCGTCGTATTTCGATCGGACCATCTCGCCCATTCTGACGACGTCGTGCGTGCGCACGAACACCGGGGCCGGATGCCACGTGGCCACGTCGAAGGGGAATGCGTTCGGCAATTTGGATGTGTCGAGTTTCGACGGCGTCAATCGCCGGCGTGACCTGCTCGCCGACTACGGGCCGTACGGGCAGGCGTCGTTCCTGGTGAAGAACATCCCCGATTTCCAGGTCGAGGTGCGCTCGTTCGATGGCCAGCGCACCGTGGTGACGACGGACATCAAGCACGCGGGAGGGCCTATTTTGGATCCGACCGCGGGCGCGTACCAAACCTTGCGCCGCTGGATTCAAAATGGAGCCACGCGCAACAACACCGGGCCCGCCCCGGCCTCGGCCGTGCGTCTTCCGTGTTCCTCGTTCGTGCCGGGGGCTGCGAACTTCGACCCGGCGGCCGATCCCGCACGGGCCGATTTCGCGACCTTTCGCGATCGCGTCAACCCCACCGTGCGGCGCAATTGTGCGGCGGGCAACTGCCATGGAACCACCGCGAACGATCTTTATCTGACGTGCGGCGACAGCCCCGAGCAGGTGCGCTGGAATTACTTCGCCGCCTCGCAATACCTGGCGCAGACACCGGAACAGAGCGAGCTGGCGCGTCGCCCGCTGGCTCCATCGCAAGGTGGCTCGTTCCATGAGGGCGGCGTCATTTTTCAGAGCGCATCCAACTCGGATTACACGGCGCTCCTCGATTGGGCGCGCGAACATGGGCCGCCGGACTTTGGCACCATCGATCCAAATTTCGCTTTTTTCGCCCACCGCGTGCAGCCGGTGTTGGTGAAAAAAGGCTGCATGATGCTCTCGTGCCACTCGGCGGCGCAGTTTCACGATTATCGTCTTCGCGGTGGCTCGGGCGGGAGTTTCTCCTTCGTGGCCACACGTCGCAATTACGACTTTTCGCTGGCGCAGCTGGCGCTGGAGAGCGAAGACGTCCAGGCGAGTCGTTTGGTGCGCAAGAATCTGTACCGGCGCGACGTCATTTTTGGCTCGCCGGGCATCGCCCACCGAGGTGGCCCGCTCTTCGAGGATTTCCAATCAGCGCAGGCATCGGGCCAGGCGTGCGAGGATGGCAAATACCAATACGATACGGATCCCATCGACAAGGTTCCCGCCTATTGCATGGTGCGCGAGTGGCATCGCCGCGAGCGTGCGGCGCGGGCCCCGGCGCCGCTCGAGGGCATCGTCTACGTGCAGCGCACGCCAGCCCCCGGGCCGGATCGGCCGCAAGACTTCGACGTGTACGCGCCCGGTGCGGAGATTCACCTGGCCAAGGCCAGCCTGAATGCGGCAGGCGAGCTGGCCGTGTCCGGCGATACCGCGCTTGGTGCGGGTTGCGGCTTGACCCGGGCCACGGCGGACATTCGCCGGCCGGCGGTGTCGTGGGATGGAAAGCGCATTGCCTTTGCCGCGCGAAGCTCGGCCAATGAGCCGCTGCAGATCTACGAGATGAACGCCGACGGGAGCGCGTGCCGGAAGCATGCGGCCATCAACGGTGGTCCCTCGAGCCAGAATGGGCTTTTGATTCACAATTTCGACCCAGCCTACAGCCCGCCGGATGGCGCCGGGGCCATGCACCTCGTCTTCGCGTCCACGCGCGGTAATTTGAATGGTACTGCCTACGATTACAGCGGCCCGCAGCGCACACCGGCCAATCCCGCGAAGCCCAATGCGAATTTGTACGACTTCGCACCGGACGGGCAAATTCGCCAATTGACGTACCATTTGAACCTCGAGCGGTATCCCAGTTTCATGCAGGACGGCCGCATCGTGTTCACCGCCGAAAAGCGAGCGGCGGATTTTTATCAATTGGCGCTCCGGCGCATCAACCTCGACGGTGGCGATTACCATCCTTTGTTCGCGCAGCGCGGGAGTATTGGCTACCGCGAGGCCACGCAGGTCGTGGAGCTTGCCGACAAGAACTTTGCGGCCATCTTCAGCGACCCGGCGGCGACCCACGGCGGCGGAGCCTTGGGCGTGTTCAATCGCTCGATCGGCGTTGATTTTACCAGCCCGAACGCGGCCGATTACCCCATCGATGCCTCGGTTCTCGACCCGGCGGCGCCGGCCTCGCCCGAGCCCTCGTTCTTTTTGCGCTCGCTGGGCTTCGTCGATCCGAGCGTGAACGCACACGGAAATGTGCCCACCAGCGCCGTGTTCACATCGCCGTCGGCGCTGCCGAATGGGAAGATGCTGGTCAGCTACGGATCGGCGTCGGATGCGGCGACCTTCGGCGGTGACTACGACGTGTACGAACTCGATCCGGCGACGGGTGCCAAGCGGAAGTTGTTCGGCGATGCGGGCGTGGCCGAGGTCGACGCGGTGGCGGTGTTCGGCCGCGTTTCGCGCGGCCTCTTCGCCTCGGCGGTGGACGAGCCCAATGGGTTTACCAGCATTCTGCCAGGCAAAGCGGAAGCCGATATCCATGTGTTGGATATGCCGCTTCTGGCCTCGCTGCTATTTCAAAATACGCCGACTGGACGCAGCCTCGAAGATGGATTGAACGGCGTCGAAATTTTCGAAGAGTTGCCGCCGCCGCTGGACATGACCAGCTTCGGTGCGGGCGGGGCAAACGTCGCGAAGGATGCGTTTGGCCAGGTCTTCGTGAAGCGGCGGCTTCTCGGCTCGGTGCCGCTCGGCTCCGATGGCTCGGCGCATTTTCGGGTGCCGGGCGGTTTGCCCATCGCGTTCAAGCTGCCGGAGACGGCGGCGTCGCGTGCGCATCCGTACCCGCGCATGCAGCGCGAAAGCATGGTGTTCGCGCCGGGCGAATATGCGCATCAATCGTTCAAGCGCGGCTTCTTCGACGGCCTCTGCGGAGGTTGCCACGGCTCGGTGAGCGGTCGTCCGCTCGACGTCGTGGTGCAGCCGGACATCCTTACACAAGCGTCAGATACCGTGTCGCGCACCGCGCCGCCGGTCGATTTGAACCTGCCGCCTTCGTCGCGTGGCCGCGTCGAAGGACCGTAATTGCACTGCGAAAAAAAGGATGCGACATAGGGGCATGCGTCTGTCTCCTTTGCCTCTTCTGACCTTTTCGGCGAGCGTTTCCGGTGTGGCCCTGGCGGTGGCATGCGGTGGCGGCGAGGCGGAGACGCCGCCTCCGGTGCAACCCGTCGGTGTCACGCCTGCGCCGATCGACGCCGGTGCAGCGACTTCGGAACTCGTGTCCATCGACCCGAAGGCCATCGACGACAGCGTCAAGCCTTGCGACGACTTTTACCAGTTCGCCTGTGGGCGCTGGATGAAGGAGACGAAGATCCCGGACGACCAAGCGCGCTGGGAGCGCAGCTTCGACGTGATCTTCGAGAACAACGAGAAGCTTCTGCGCGAGATCCTCGAGCGAGATGGCCAGAGCCCGCCTGCGGACGAAGCGTATTCGAAACCGCTCGGCGACTATTACGCCGCATGCATGGACGAAAAGGGCATCGAGACCGCGGGCGACAAGCCGCTCACGTTGCAGCTCGCCAAGGCGGGCCAGGTGAAGGACGCGAACACGTTCGCCCAAGTGATCGCCGAGCTCCACGGAACGGGGCAGCGGGCGCTCTTTGCTTTTACGTCGGAGCAAGATTTCGCCGACGCCACGCAGGTCATCGGCACCGTGCAGCAGGGTGGTCTGGGCATGCCCGACCGCGATTACTATTTGAAGGACGACCCGAAGAGCAAAGGCATTCGCGATAAGTACGAGGCGCACATTGCCGAGATGTTGCGTCTTTCGGGGGAGACGCCGGAGGCGGCCAAAGCGGGCGCCAAAACGGTTTTGCGGCTGGAGAGCGAGCTGGCCAAGGCCTCGATGACCAAGGTGGACCTTCGCGATCCGCACAAGGTTTACCATCGCCTGGAGCTCGCCGGGCTGAAGAAGCTTGCTCCGGATTTCGCGTGGGATACCTATTTGAAGGCCGTCGGCTTTCCCAACGTGACCGCCATCAACGTGGCCCAGCCCGAGTTTTTCAAAGCCGTGGGCCGAGTCTCCAAGGGGTTGCGTGCGGGCGGGAAGACCCTGGCCGATTGGCGCACGTATTTGAAATGGCACATTCTGCATGACAATGCGGCGATGTTGCCGGCGCGCTTCGTCGACGAGGACTTCAAGTTTCGCAGCGCCCTCACCGGCGCGCCCAAGCTTCTTCCGCGATGGAAGCGCTGCGTGCGCGCCGTGGACGGTGCCATGGGGGAGGCGCTTGCGCAGCCCTTCGTGAAGACGCGTCTGGGCGCGAAAGGAAAGACGGAGGCGCTCGAGCTCATTGGCGGCATCGAAACGGCCATGAAGGGCAGCCTGGAGGGGCTCGCCTGGATGGACGATCCGACGCGCAAGAAGGCGCTGGAAAAGCTGATGGCGATCAACAACAAGATTGCCTATCCCGACGTGTGGCGCAATTACGATGGGCTCGAGGTCAAGCGTGATTCGTATTTCGACAATGCGTTGCGCGCGCGGGCCTTCGAGGTGAAGCGCCAGCTCTCCAAAATCGGAAAGCCGGTGGACAAGAAGGAGTGGCAGATGACGCCGCCCGAGGTAAACGCGTATTACGATCCATCGCTGAACGAAATGGTCTTTCCCGCGGGCATTCTCGCGTATCCGTTTTTTGCATCCAACGCCGTTCCGGCACTGAATTACGGCGCCATTGGCATGGTGATGGGGCACGAGCTGACCCACGGTTTCGATGACGAAGGCCGCGAGTTCGACGCCTCGGGCAATTTGAAAGAGTGGTGGTCACCGAACGTGGGCAAGGAGTTCGATCGGCGTGCGGCGTGCGTCGTTTCGCAGTTCGACGGGTACGTGGCCGTCGACGATCTGCACGTGAACGGCAAGCTGACCTTGGGTGAGAACATTGCCGATCTCGGCGGGATCAAGCTGGCGTATACGGCATTCCAAAATATGAAAAAGGGAAAGGAGGTCCCCAAAGGGACACATCCCTACACGGTAGAACAGGAGTTCTTCCTGTCCTACGCGCAGAGTTGGTGCGGCAACATCCGGCCGGAGATGCTGCGCCTCCAAGTGACCACGAACCCGCACGCGCCGTCCAAGTTCCGCGTCAATGGACCGCTGTCGAACTTCACCGAGTTCGCCCGTGCGTTCTCCTGCCAAGAGGGCAGTTCCATGGTCCGCACGGGGGACAAACGCTGCGAGATTTGGTGACTACGTTTTCCAAATGACCATGTCGTCGCGGTGAATCAGTTCGGCGAGTGCGGCGCGGGCCTCGGGAAGTTCGTCTTGGGCTTTGCCGGCGACGACGACGGCGTCTTCGGCGGCGCAGCGCACGAGGGCACGGCCGATCTCGGTGCCGTCGTGCTCGAGGATGCGCACGGCGTCGCCGGAGCGGAAGTCGCCGCGGATGCCGAGGACGCCGATGGAGAGCACGCTTTTGCCGCGCGTGCGGACGGCGGTGGCTGCACCCGGATCGAGCACGATGTCGCCGCGCGGGCGGAGGGTGAAGGCGATCCAGTGCTTTTTCGCGCTCAGGCGCGAGGCCGAGGCCATGAAGTGCGTGCCGACGTCGGCGCCGGAGAGAACGTCTTCGATGATCTGGGGGCGGCGTGCGTCGGCGATCACCACGTCCGCACCGGCCAAGGTGGCGAGGCGGGCCGCCTGCAGTTTGCTGCCCATGCCGCCCGTGCCCACGCCCGCGGTCGACTTGCGCACGTAGCGCATGGCGTCCGCGACATCCTCGACCCGCGAGATGCGCTGCCCCGCCTCGTCGAGCAATCCGTCGACGTCCGAGAGAAGCAACAAGAGATCCGCCGAGACGAGCGAGGTGACCATTGCGGCGAGCTGGTCGTTGTCGCCGAACTTGATCTCCTCCACGCTGACCGAATCGTTCTCGTTCAGGATGGGCACCGCACCCGCCTCGAGCAATGCCCCCAGCGCCGCACGCGCATTGTTTCCGCGTACGCGATCCGCGAGGTCGGCATGCGTGAGCAGCACTTGGGCTACCGCGATGTCGCGGGCGGCGAAGGCCTCCTCGTAGGAGCGCATGAGCAAACTCTGGCCTGCGGCGGCCGCGGCCTGGAGCTTGGCCATCTCTTTCGGCCGGGTGCGGAAACCCAGCTTGCGCGTGCCCAGCGCAATCGCTCCGCTCGAGACGAGCAACACGCCGCGCCCGCCCTCGCGGGCCGTGTGGACCGCCTCGACGAGGCGTGAATAAACCGAAGGATCGCCCGCGAGCGTGCTGGATCCCAGCTTGATGACGACACGTCTCGCTTGTTTGATGAAATCGCGGTCAGCCATGTTTGAGGCATTCGTCGAACGCGGCATCGAGCCTGCGCACGATCAAATCGGGGAGGCTCGCCGCGCCGATGATCAGGCCGTCGACGAATTGCGTGATGTCGTCGCGCAGGTCTTCCGGCGCAATCTTGCGGGTTGCCCCCTCGGGCACCTCGATGCGCAAGGCCGCAAAGACCGACGCATCGATGGCCCGCCGCACCCGCCGCGCTTCATCGACGTCGATGCGGATGGAGACATCATTGCGTGCATTCTGCAAATAGCGATGGAACAGGTGCCCCAGGGCGAACGTGGTGGCTGCCGAACGGAGCGGTGGCAAGAAGCCGAGCGGCATGAACCGAACGAGGAACTTCTGCGTGGCGAACTTCATCGCCTGCGCAAAGATCCCGCGCGAGCCATCCGGCCCGTCGGGCTCCGCCAGGGCCGCGCGTGCCTCCGGTGTGATGGACAATCCGTGGCGGGCGGCCACGTCCTGCACGAGCGCCCCGCGCACGCGCCGCGCAATCGAATCGGGAACCCACGGCAGCGGCACCAAGCCAATGCTCCCCCCGATGGCGGTGTACACGCCAATTCGCCCAGCCCCGAGCGGATCTTTTTCCACGAGGCGCACCGGAGCTTCCTTGTCTTTCGAGAGCGGGTCCATGCCCCTACGTTACCACTTCAGCCGCCCCGTCGTCGTAGCTCCTCTTCGAGTTCCCGCACCCGCGCCTCCGCAGCTTCGCGTGCGCGCGTCTCGGCTTCGCGTGCGCGGGCTTCGGTTTCGGCTTCGTTCAGCACGAGATTTCCGTCGGCATCGAGAAGGCGCAGAGCCACGGGCCATTTTTTGATGGGACGCACCGCCCACGTGAGACGGAGGGTCGCGCAATGCGTGGTTTCCCCCTCCACCTGGCGTTCCACGAGATCTTCCTTGATGCGATCCCATGCTCGAAGGCGCGCCCCGGGGGGATCCTCTGGGTCGAACCGTATGAGCTCACGAACCCCGAGCTCGTGGTACCGCAGAAGCTTCTCCTCCCACTCGATCCCGTCCCCCTCGTTCGGGCTGATGATCTCCACCGCCAGATCCGGCGGGCCACCCCGCTCCCAGGTCTTCCAGGAACCTACGGCCGATTGCGGTGTGTTCATGCGGACGAAGACATCCGGCGAGAGGCAACGTTTTGGCGAACGCGCGTTCCAGTAAACGAACTGATCCGAATTGACCGAATTCGATTCACCCAGAACGAACTGCAGCAGTTCGAAGAGAAACGTACGCAAGAGCAGGTGGACGTAGCCTTCGGGCACTTCTTCCTCCTCCGGAAAATGCACCGGTTCGGGGTCGCGCACGTAGCGCACGGGCGGCAGGTCACGCAGTCTCGGTACAGCCGACTGGCTCATGTACAAAAGTGTACGCGTGCCTCTACGTTGCGTCGAGCCCTATGCAAAGGCGCGGGCGAGGGGGCGGAGTTCGACGATGACGGAGCGGGATTGGTTCGCGAGCTCGAGGAGATCGCGTGTGCCTAGAGAATCGCCTAGTTCCAAGGTGAGCTCGGAGCCGGAGGCTTCTACGCGTGCGCCGCGGGCCATAACCAGGCTTGCGAAGGTGGGAACGTCGCCGGCTACGCGCACGGCATAGGTGCGCTCGCGTGCGGCGAGCTCGGAAGGAATGCCTTGGGCCACCACGCGCGAACCCAGGAGCACCACCGCGTCGTCGGCCTCGAGGCAAAGCGGCGTGTCGAGTGGGGCGCGTGCGGCGAAGAGCAACCACGGGCGCGAATGCAGCGCGCGCGCCAGAATGTGGCTCAATGCGCGATAGCCAGCCTCGGGCAATCCCAATGTGGGATCCTCGAACGCGAGAACGTGCGCCTTCGTGGCCAGGGCCGCGGCCAGCACCGTGGCTCGGCGGGCAGCAATCGGCGCGGGCCCGAGCGGCGCGTTGGCCAGCGCCGTGAGCTCCAGCGCCTGCAACGCCTCGCTCGCGTGCGCCCGCGCGTCGGAACGCGAATGCCCCACGAGGCGAGCGCTCCACTCCACGTAACGGCGCACGGTCCACTTGGGGGGAAGCGCCGGATCGAGGGGGGCGCCGGCCACATGCCGCGATGCCAGCGCGTCCGCGCAGGGCGTGCCATACAAGGACAGCTCCCCGCGGGCGGGGCTGCGCATTCCGGCTGCCGCCTCGAACAAAGCGCGCGGCGCGCCGAGAATCACCACGTGATTTCCCTGCGTGGCCAGCGATAGCCCATCCACCTGCGGCGCGCCGTCTTCGTCGAGGCGGAGATTTTTCGCTTCCAGGAGCGGCGGCTGGTTCCCTGGCATGTCGATCGCTTACCATAGCCCATCGTGAATCCGAGGGCCCCGTTTCTCTTGTTCGGCGCGTCGTCTCTCTTGTGGGCGTTGGGCGCAGGGGCGTGCGCCAGCAATGATCACATCGTCGTGGAGCCCGTGGTCGTCGGAATGACCCGTGAGCTTCCGCCCTTGTACGACGACGGCGAAGCGCGCATCTACCAAGTCGGCACGCCGGTTCGTCTGCCCATACGAAGGACGCCCGGCATCGTGGCCGGCGACCTGCAAATCGAAGTTCGATTTACGATATCGAATCTCGACGACCAAAAGCACAGCGTGGAACTCCTCGTCGATCCGTGGAACGAGTTCGTTCGCTACAAGCCGGGCATCCAGGTGGTCAACGAGGAGCAGGTCACCCCCGACTTCAGCGGCTTCGACAAGTTCTTCATCGTGGGGCCGAAATCGCGGGTGGAGGGCATCATCACCCCCGATGACACCGTCGAGTTGGCCACGGATCTCGCCACCGCGCAGGCCGTGGTTGCAGCGCCGCCGGCCAACGCCAACGTGAACGGGATCCTGAACCGCATCTTCAATCTGCAGAACCGCTCCAGCGTTTTCGATCCAGTGATCTCGCCGCTGATTCCGAAAACGATTCCCGCGATGATTGGATTCGACCTCGGATTGCGCACGTACGAGCCGGGCAATGTTTCCGTCGAGGTCATCGTCGACGTCATCGACCTTCATGGCAAAGACTACGTGGTGACATCGGGCGATACGTCGGGCACCTTCGACGCCCCGGGCGCCGAACTCGTTCCGCCCAAGCCATAGCGCCACTCGATACCATGCCGCGACGTGCACGAGCCCCCGCCCCGCTACAAGCCCCGAACCGCCGTTCCGGCCGTCCCGAAAGCCGCGCGCTATCGCCGCGCGATTGGGCGGATGCGGCACTCTGGGCCATCGGCAAGAGCGGCCTTGCGGGGGTGACCATCGACGAGGTGGCGCGCACCCTGGGCGTCACCAAGGGAAGCTTTTACTGGCACTTCGAAGATCGACTCGCCTTGCTGCGCGCTGCGCTCGAGCGGTGGGAGGAGATTTGCACGCACGCCATCATCGAGCGGCTCGAGGCCTTGGAGCGCCCGCGCGATCGGCTGCAGCAGCTGTTCATGACCGTGTTCTCGGAGAACGAGACGTACGCGCCCATCGAGCTGGCCATTCTCTCTGCCGCCGAAAACCCCGCGGTAGCCCCCGTGGTGGCGCGCGTCGCATCGCGCCGGCTCGAGTACCTCGTCGATATTTACCGCCGCAGTGGCCTCACCCCCGCCGACGCCCGCTCCGCCGCGCTCCTCGCCTATTCGGCGCACCTGGGCCTTCTCCAAATGGCCCGCATCGCCCCGGACCAATTGCCCACAGCCTCCGCGCGCGAACGCTACGTCCGCTATTTATCGATGCGGCTCCTGCCGGACTAGAGCTAATGCCGTGCAGCTAACCCGTACACGTACACGTTCCCGTTCCCCTTCCCGATCTTCTTCTCGGGCTTTCGTGTACGGGAACGGGAACGGGAACGTGTACGGGAAAGAACATTCGCTAATTGAACGGCATTGGCTCTAAGGACAGCGGCACGTCGAGACGCGTTGTTCGCTGCTCGCGAGGGTGGCCTTGGCGTCGGTGCAGCGTGCGTCGGCGTTGCCGGCGATGCGGCAAATGGCGGCCACCGCGCGGCGCATCGAGGCGAGTGCGCGGCACGAATCGGCGCATGGGTCGGATACGGCTTCCTCGGCCCGGTATTGTTGGACGGCGCTCTTCGACTCCATCGACTTCGAGGCTGGCGCGGGGGGCGGGGCGGGGGCCGGAGCGCGCTCGGCTTGCGGCTGCTGTGGCGGGGCCGCCGGTGCGCGTGGCGCGCTGGCCCCGGCCGCATCGGCCGATGGTGCGTTGGTGGCACCGAGCTGAACTTTCGCGCGCTCCAACTGCGCTTGCGCTTCCTCCAGGGTGGTGGGCTCCGGTTCGGGAGGAGCCGCCGACATCGGGGCTGGCGCCTCGCTGGATCGAGCTCCACCGCAGCCGTTGATGACAAGGAACAAGAGAAGGGGAAGCAATCGACGATGGTGCATCGGTTTTTTTCATTCTACGAAGACGGCACGGCGAAGATCCACCCCTCGCTCAGGAGCTCGCTTGGTGTGCGGAAAGGTCTTATCGTGACGGCTGTCACGCAACTGTCACAAAGCCGGCGCCAGACCGACGCCTCCCGTATGTACTCGAGGTCAACCCTATGGCCCGTGTTCTAGTCGTCGAAGACGAAGCCGATTTGCGCGACATCCTCGAGTACAACCTTGCTCAAGCGGGGCATTCCGTGGAGGTTGCAGCGACAGGCGCCGAAGGCCTGCGCTCGGTGCGTTCCACCCCGCCCGATCTGGTCTTGCTCGATTTGATGCTCCCCGACGTGTCGGGCATCGAGGTTTGCAAGACGTTGAAGAAGACCCCCGCGACGCAGGACGTGCGGGTCATCATGGTCACAGCCAAGTCCGAAGAGATCGATCGCGTGCTCGGCTTCGAGCTCGGCGTCGACGACTACGTGACCAAGCCGTTCAGCGTGCGGGAGCTTCTCTTGCGTGTGCAAGCCGTCCTCCGTCGCACCGACACGGCGACGGTGCCGCATAGCCACTTCGGCGTGCTGCGCATCGATCGCCACGCACACCGCGTGTGGGTCGGCGAAGAAGAGGTCACGCTCACCGCACTCGAGTTCAAGCTGCTGGTGGCGCTCTTCGATCGCAAGAATCGAGTTCAAACTCGGTCGGTGCTGCTCAGCGACGTGTGGGGCATCGAGGCCGAGATCATGTCGCGCACGGTGGACACGCACGTGAAGCGCCTGCGCGAGAAGTTGGGCGACGCCGGACAGTACATCGAAACCGTGCGGGGCGTGGGATACCGGTTCTCCGAGTTCCCCGAAGCGGAGCATTGAGGCTAGGGGTTCGCCTCAAGCTATTTCTCGCTTCGTTTGCCGTCATTGCCATTTCCGTGACGATTGGGGATGCGTACCTCACGCATGCCATCGATCGGTACCTCACCAACGACATCGAGCAGGACCTGTTCGTCCGCGCGAAGCTGGTCGCGTTGGAGGCGAGCAATGCCCCGATTCCCGAGGGCGACCTCGAAGCATGGGATCACCTCGCAGACCGATTCGGCAGCGTGGCCGATGGCCGCGTGACCTTGGTGGCGAGCGATGGTCGCGTTCTCGGCGATTCCGAGGTGGACGCTGCGAAGATCTCCACCCTGGAAAACCACGCCACGCGTGAAGAAGTGGCCACCGCGCTCGCCAATGGTCACGGGCGCAGCACACGCCTCAGCGCCACGGTGCGCGAGCGCATGATGTACGCCGCGGTTCCATTCTTCGCGCGCGATGGGCGCGAGGCGGGGGTCGCACGCGTGGCCAAGCCGCTGCGCATGGTGGACGAGGCCATCGGTGCGGTGCACCGCATCGTGCTTTTCGCCTTCGTCATCGCGCTGGCCCTCGCGGTGTTTCTCTCCAGCGCCGCTGCGCAGCGGATGTCCGCCGTGGTGCGAAGCCTCACCGAGACCGCGCGGCGCATGAAGTCGGGCGATCTCGACGTGCGCACGCACATCTCCGGCTCCGACGAGCTCGCGGAGCTGGGGCACGCGCTCGATCAGCTCGCGGGAAGCCTGGAAAATACGCTGGCCGAGCTGCGGACCGAGCGCGATCTGCAGCGGCG
It includes:
- a CDS encoding HEAT repeat domain-containing protein; the encoded protein is MKITAAMLGAFIACAALMNGRDARSDASPGAANAATVYGNIPPDQIEFLSSPERIKSIVSSGSPAAIWETLEHGEKVECLECISSVAPLLYDRNPETREIAAWWLRRRIFGVFGPGEVYEQTVKTLQGDADPKRRAYAAEALGEFLAKPGIAACGAALSGDSDPEVRAAAAGALGRLHDDAGGALAKALGDGDARVKIAVLGAAPRINGWTGTAAVAKLTTDADALVRRHAVQVLDTLQAKESLASVLVLAKSDPDPEVRLSACHALGTFHDAAARPVLEEIVANDSSTFVRDQARIALRRL
- a CDS encoding M13 family metallopeptidase, whose product is MRLSPLPLLTFSASVSGVALAVACGGGEAETPPPVQPVGVTPAPIDAGAATSELVSIDPKAIDDSVKPCDDFYQFACGRWMKETKIPDDQARWERSFDVIFENNEKLLREILERDGQSPPADEAYSKPLGDYYAACMDEKGIETAGDKPLTLQLAKAGQVKDANTFAQVIAELHGTGQRALFAFTSEQDFADATQVIGTVQQGGLGMPDRDYYLKDDPKSKGIRDKYEAHIAEMLRLSGETPEAAKAGAKTVLRLESELAKASMTKVDLRDPHKVYHRLELAGLKKLAPDFAWDTYLKAVGFPNVTAINVAQPEFFKAVGRVSKGLRAGGKTLADWRTYLKWHILHDNAAMLPARFVDEDFKFRSALTGAPKLLPRWKRCVRAVDGAMGEALAQPFVKTRLGAKGKTEALELIGGIETAMKGSLEGLAWMDDPTRKKALEKLMAINNKIAYPDVWRNYDGLEVKRDSYFDNALRARAFEVKRQLSKIGKPVDKKEWQMTPPEVNAYYDPSLNEMVFPAGILAYPFFASNAVPALNYGAIGMVMGHELTHGFDDEGREFDASGNLKEWWSPNVGKEFDRRAACVVSQFDGYVAVDDLHVNGKLTLGENIADLGGIKLAYTAFQNMKKGKEVPKGTHPYTVEQEFFLSYAQSWCGNIRPEMLRLQVTTNPHAPSKFRVNGPLSNFTEFARAFSCQEGSSMVRTGDKRCEIW
- a CDS encoding response regulator transcription factor, encoding MARVLVVEDEADLRDILEYNLAQAGHSVEVAATGAEGLRSVRSTPPDLVLLDLMLPDVSGIEVCKTLKKTPATQDVRVIMVTAKSEEIDRVLGFELGVDDYVTKPFSVRELLLRVQAVLRRTDTATVPHSHFGVLRIDRHAHRVWVGEEEVTLTALEFKLLVALFDRKNRVQTRSVLLSDVWGIEAEIMSRTVDTHVKRLREKLGDAGQYIETVRGVGYRFSEFPEAEH
- the proB gene encoding glutamate 5-kinase gives rise to the protein MADRDFIKQARRVVIKLGSSTLAGDPSVYSRLVEAVHTAREGGRGVLLVSSGAIALGTRKLGFRTRPKEMAKLQAAAAAGQSLLMRSYEEAFAARDIAVAQVLLTHADLADRVRGNNARAALGALLEAGAVPILNENDSVSVEEIKFGDNDQLAAMVTSLVSADLLLLLSDVDGLLDEAGQRISRVEDVADAMRYVRKSTAGVGTGGMGSKLQAARLATLAGADVVIADARRPQIIEDVLSGADVGTHFMASASRLSAKKHWIAFTLRPRGDIVLDPGAATAVRTRGKSVLSIGVLGIRGDFRSGDAVRILEHDGTEIGRALVRCAAEDAVVVAGKAQDELPEARAALAELIHRDDMVIWKT
- a CDS encoding TetR/AcrR family transcriptional regulator, translated to MPRRARAPAPLQAPNRRSGRPESRALSPRDWADAALWAIGKSGLAGVTIDEVARTLGVTKGSFYWHFEDRLALLRAALERWEEICTHAIIERLEALERPRDRLQQLFMTVFSENETYAPIELAILSAAENPAVAPVVARVASRRLEYLVDIYRRSGLTPADARSAALLAYSAHLGLLQMARIAPDQLPTASARERYVRYLSMRLLPD
- a CDS encoding Uma2 family endonuclease; its protein translation is MSQSAVPRLRDLPPVRYVRDPEPVHFPEEEEVPEGYVHLLLRTFLFELLQFVLGESNSVNSDQFVYWNARSPKRCLSPDVFVRMNTPQSAVGSWKTWERGGPPDLAVEIISPNEGDGIEWEEKLLRYHELGVRELIRFDPEDPPGARLRAWDRIKEDLVERQVEGETTHCATLRLTWAVRPIKKWPVALRLLDADGNLVLNEAETEARAREAETRAREAAEARVRELEEELRRRGG